Within Gasterosteus aculeatus chromosome Y, fGasAcu3.hap1.1, whole genome shotgun sequence, the genomic segment gagtttgacacatgTGCTCTAGGCTCTCAGATCATCACGCCTCCCATTGTTCATGAGTTCTACatatcaggatgtttgcaaGATGTATGCAAAGTAGGTGTTCTGCATATGAGCGCTTGGTGCAGTTCTATGTATGGACATGTTATTCGTAAAATAGGGAACCGGTGGTTCCTGTTGAACTGCATTTGACCTAGATAGTGCATGCATCTTTTTGCAATATGtttgtgtgctggtgttgtgactTACATATACATGTTGTTTGTGCAATCCGGCCTTTAAGCGGgcttcacccattattactatgcatttatagttcaagtgtaatttcattctagcATGAGCgtgtatgtttatatattaATACTCAACAGAGGCACAGATGAAACAGGTTGTGACATAGAGGTCACATAGTTTTTTTCACAGAAAGCTGAGCATATCTCTTTGGTCTTGTGGTGTTTTCATCTCAAAGCACTTCTGTGGAGAAACAAACATCTTCTCTGACAATAAGGTATTCCGAGATTTTCATCAAACTAAATCAATTGTTAATATTATAGGATTTACCACTGTATGTTGTAATGGCAAAATATAATGATGCgataatgttttattagattaaTGTCTGAAGCTAATCATGACTTTAATTCTGAGGAAGTTCCATGACACCAGCTGTGTGGGAACCATCTGAGCAGAAGAATCTCAGAGCACCTCTTCTCTTTGATCCCATTTGTCGTTGCATAACACGGCTGCGTGAAGGAAGGAGAAGGTGTAACTGTCTCCAGCGCTACTCCTTAATGTAAACAAACATCTGCTGTAAGCACCTTGAGTCTTCCTTTGGGTCTGGGACCTCCTTGCCTGCCTCTATCCTTTTAGCATAACAAAACCAACGAGTTAACCCtgtcaatgtataaatataGCTGTGTTGCTCTCAAACATTAAGAAGAAGCTTGCCACTGGCTGTCGATGTGTAGCTGTATAGTCTTCTTCCTTGGAAGAAATAAACGAAAAGTGCATCTTAATACCCTCCCTGCACAGCCCTCCTTCATGGGCAGCTTGATGTCAAGCCGGTGCACAGAAGGAGCTCCGAGCACCAGAGTTCCAGCCTTCAATCCGGCTATTATAGCCCACTCATGTCGCCAGCTCCATTGTAGCGCACACTGACGTCATAGTAACTGTAGAACCAGCCTCCAGAGTCCTCGGGTCACCGGAGAGTGGCAGCTCAACGACGGACACCACATCCAAGCAACACCTATCATTTTGGGCTGGACGAAAGACGCTGGAAACCCCGAGATGTGGCACCCTCTGATTCTGCGTTGGAGGATAAAAATAAGAAGGGGGATGGGGAGGGCTCAACAAGACGCACCTGCACAATTattccaacatgaaaaaaaaaaagtaaattaacaCTTGAATCTTATTTTTGTCCCCCTTGCAGGCATTTCAGTacaataatatatgtatatatacatatatatataataatctaTGATGAGCGGGAAGACTATGTAGAATATTATTTACTTATTGCGGTCATAAAAAGAGGGAGTGGGTATCTGGTGAAGAGAttatatatacatctatatatatattattcctCTTAGAGCAAAACCAAAGCTGCCACAAGCTGCCTAGCCTCATCTAGCCTCATCTCCcgactgccccatgtctcaagtcgaagtgtccctgagcaagacacctaacccctaattgctccctgggcaatgTGAAAAgtcatgggtttaaagtgtaatgtaagtcgctttggataaaagcgtctgctaaatgacctgtaatgtaatgtaatataatctTGCTTGATGAAATGCTTGGCGTTCAAAACACAATAGATTGTAAAATGTCCTTCTTTCCTACTCATCTGCTCAAAAGGTTGGCACTATAAGTCCAAGAAAATATTATGAGACCAAGAATCTGCGGTTAAAAAGTAATACATTACAAACATAATGCCTACAAAAACAGTGTATACCGTAACATGATATttctaacttttattttaacttCATGATTGCATTTGGTGTATAATGAGGACTATAGATATAAAGTCGGTGATGTCGAAAGCTGAAATAAGTGTTGAAAAATTAAAGGGATAAATTAATTCCCTGATGCATCCACAGGAGGGTTTTCATTTTCCCAAAAGGCTTTCTAATAAAGtccttttcaaaatgtttcagtcATTTACTTGATCAAATTTATCATGCAAAAGGCATATGGTTTCataaaatgacaataacaaaaatCTACAATGTAACAGCCAGTCAGTATGTAATAaatgcacatttgtgtgtgCTGCTTCTGCGTATCAGGAGTAGTCCTGTAAATGAGAGGTAAGGTGTTAAACATTCAACAAAAGCAATATCAACCAACCCTGCTCCATATTATCTTGAACTTATAGTTTCTTCTGTATAATAAAGCAAATAACAAAGAGGAAGATATCTTTTCCTGCAGTTATCTTTTGTTATCTTTTGTTTCACAGTTGTCACAGTAAATATTGTTCCAAAGGTCGTAACAGTCCACACAGGTTTACAACCCTCACTCACTTCAGCGAAGACTGAACAAAGGTAGGAAGCAAGATGAAGCGCCTGCTGTTCTGGGAGATTGTGTTTGCTGCAGTCTACATCAGCCATTCAAATCCTCCAGGTACtaacttttttcttcttgcttaaaactgtaattaaaaatgtttatagACCAGATGGTTAGTTTTCAGGAAAAGCCAGGAAACTGTCTGTCATTGTGTTTTTAGATAGCTGTAAATAGTTGGATTCATCTTTTACATGATggtcattatttttcattttaaagaaaaagttCCAGTCTCTTCAGAGCAACATGGCGGTTACAATGGCGGAAGACAAGATTAGGGGGAATCATCATAGAGAACTGTGATGTTCAAACAGAAATTGATGGActtgatgggggaaaaaaaacattccagtaCAATGTGTGAGTCTAGAATGCATCTCTCAGCAAAATATAATCATATTTGatctttttaatgactttatgtGGATGTTGGAACAAGCCAATGAAGCGAACAATGATGGTCTTTAGAtttgaccaaaaaaaaggacagatggtatttactgtatttttacTCTCCTGGAAATGTGGTTGACACtctactacattacattacattatattacatgtcatcTGGCTGATGCTTTTAATCGAAGCAACttataataagtgcattcaaccataggttacaaactcagaagagcaagaaacaagaaagtgcaatttcatcaaataagccaatttacaatttgctatagataagtggcgttataagtacaatataagtgctacaatttgttagtcttttagtcgaggtagagtctaaagaggtgtgtctttagtttgtggcggaagatgtgaaggctctctgcggtcctggcgTCTTCAGaaagctcgttccaccatttcagagcaAGGACAGCGCTACAGCACTTTTCTACGGTGGTGCAAAACACaatggcaaataggaaaacacaacgacaaataagaaagcacaacggcaaatatgaaaagtgtcctactagtgtttcaccattgttttaccgttgttttgttgttcaattatatttaggtgttgtaaatagaagtaaataaaagtgggcggggggggcggtgcCGCGTTTGCTACGGCCAACGAGGTGCGGGACAAGGGACCGAAATGCATGACTGTCAAGCTCAATGCGAGCCCGGAGATCCAtttatcatttcctgttaaaagacagacagtccgtctgtccaatcagaagggtccgtcctccgctatctgctataaggcccttccCTTTCtgtaagaagttaatttcgttgtgttttcctttttgctgGTGtgctttcctatttgccgttgtgttttgctcttcagggccaccgtagagCCTGAACATGACGAGCTGACACTATGTCAACCTACAACTGCATCTCATCTTCCAGCCTAGCAAATTATTTAGCACCTAGTAATAGCTGAATGTTAGTTACTAAGTTAGATTCCTTCAAAAATCAAGTgcattttttgttaaaaaacactttgaaacGACTTCCTTTCTGTGAAATCTATGAAGGGCGGGAAGACTGAATATGTACCTCAGATGACAGTCTTTATTGCTGTCATAAAAAGAGGGAGTGGTTATCTGGTGACGAGATTAGTTAAACATTAGTTATGTGCTGATGAGGTGAAACACCTATGTTGTTCAACTCACCTGCTTACACTGTAGAGTATCACCATTTGCAAACAACATCTATCAAACTAACAGCTGTTCTTTTGTACCTAACAGATGTCTGTTGGTTGCAACCTGAGGAAGGTGAAGGATCAAGCTTCATCTTTGCTTTCTTTTATAACCCCATCAAGGATCAGTGCAATCCTTTCATTTACAAAGGTCAAGCAGGAAATGGCAACCATTTTCTAAGTGAAAGAGAGTGCATAAGGAACTGTTCTGCCAATAGAGAGATGATCTACCCGGTGGATGGTGAGATGATTTTGAATATTAATGTGATTAATCTTCATTCACTGCTCTGTTTTCAGTATCCACAGTATCATATTAAACTATAACGGCTGCATAAATGTGTATAATCAACCCAGTCCTCCTCCTTGCTGTAAGAACTTTGGAACATGACTAATGAGGGGGAGTTTTATGGCCCGATGGACCATGAGAGGAAGAGCGTCTTGAAATCTGCCTCAACCAAACTTTTACTGTGTCTAAGTAGGACCATGCAATATTAATACTATTGCTGCTATTTTGTGAGTACTTTTAATAAATCCATAAATTGTTGAGTTTTACTTTTCCCCTCTTATCTCTTAATTTCTTCAGAGAAGATACTCGTCAGCAAGAGTGTTAGCAATACGTCACCAAGTGGCGGCAGACTGGCACAAATAATGACAGATGTGAATAAATACACCTGAGGCTTCAGTGTATTGATTGAAAAATGATTAATCATCTAATTCTAAAGCAGAGCAGTTTCATACATAATCAATCATATTTCTGTTGAAAGATGTTTATAACAATAATTATAAACTGCAACACTGGTAATGACCACTTCAATGGGGATGATGTTTTCTGTTCACAGCGACCAAAGCTTGCCGCTTTAAAATGGCCCAAGGTAAATGCAGTGCTACGTTTTTGAGATACTACTACGATGCTGTTCATGACAAATGCAAGAAATTCCTGTGGTCTGGGTGCGTTGGAAACGGAAACAGGTTTTTTGACCAACTCAGTTGCAACAACACCTGTTCTGGCATCCACGGTGAGCACGAATATCTCTCAATTCATGTGTAAAAAACATTGGGTCAGTAATGAcaccatacaaaataaattgtatataacaatgtgttttttatctTGTTGATGTTAATTGTTTGGGTTCTTAGATGATggtgtggaagaggaggaagaggagccggaCACTCCTATTGGTCAGTAGACAACGAAACCAAGCAGAACAGATCTCTGTTTCTGTTGCGTTTCTTCAAGaccaaactgtttttttaaacatcttacATCGGTCTCAAACAAGTTGACACTATCCCCATGAAACTGTTACGTCTTATAGCTCAAGTGTTCAATCTATTTAAATGAATCCTACTCAACTGTGCTCTTCCGCAGCAATCATCTGTGGAGTTCTGCTCGGCATCATTCTTGTCGCAATCTTGATAACTGTGATCGTCTTGGCCGTTCAGTCAAAGTAAGACCACTTTTCTTTGTCCTTACTTTTACATAAGAATTATTTCTGAAATCCAATGGCATTATTTACACTTAGTGGCTACTTTCCTGTATTTCTATTAATATTTATTGTTCCTCTTTAGgaaaaagaatcccaaaacGAAGGCACAAGGGAAAAGTAAAGAATCTCAGTCCGGCACACCTCTTCAGGAGAGTGAAATTGAAATGGCGTAGACAACATGTCACCATGACGGTAACATTAATCAGCATAGTTGTGTATTGTAACACTAATAGTCTAAATACCAAACACAACTGATCAACGCAtttgagttttcattttttttgctgaCTGATATCCATTACATTCCTATTTTGTTTAAGGTTTTTGTTTCACCTACAATACTTGCAGAGTGATGTttcttaaattgtgtttttcgcTGTGGCCTTATAGTCTACTTTCATTGAgtaatttaaataaatcttATATCAAAGTGTAATCAAAAGAAATCACAGTGGCAAAAATTAGTAAATTGATTGATCAATTTAACTGAAACCATTATGATCAAGTGGGGAATCGTTGAATTATTTTCTCCAGGAAGACTGCCAATGGTTTTCTTTGTTCAAACCATTTGTTATTGGAATGATGTCCAGCTGCTTTGCTGTGATGTACAGAACATAGTTGGGTCAGCTGGAAAAAACTAATTGGAAATTGTGACAGACATTTCTCACAATGTTTATACACTCACACTCAACAACAAACAGGAGCAGAACTGCAATATTCTCAAATTAGGTACTCATATGCTTGTGCAAAATAACCCCCAATGCTGTCTTACGATGTAGTCTTGTGACCATCTTAGTTTTTCCAGAATATAACTTCATTACCTTGCTCAAAGATATGCTGAAAAGTATCTGAAGTCTTCTGAAGGAACGTGCCAATTCTAAACCCAACATATATATTTAGAGG encodes:
- the LOC120812343 gene encoding inter-alpha-trypsin inhibitor-like; its protein translation is MKRLLFWEIVFAAVYISHSNPPDVCWLQPEEGEGSSFIFAFFYNPIKDQCNPFIYKGQAGNGNHFLSERECIRNCSANREMIYPVDATKACRFKMAQGKCSATFLRYYYDAVHDKCKKFLWSGCVGNGNRFFDQLSCNNTCSGIHDDGVEEEEEEPDTPIAIICGVLLGIILVAILITVIVLAVQSKKKNPKTKAQGKSKESQSGTPLQESEIEMA